A genomic window from Methanobrevibacter sp. TLL-48-HuF1 includes:
- a CDS encoding adhesin has translation MNFKLKILLLGLLFVLCVNSVSAVDSLNNMTLDDNVILEDSDYVVDETILIDGDVSISSENGAVISANNENSIFNVSGNSKLTLSNLNLTDAKGVNGGAIYNEGTLILNNCSFINNKATFGGAIYNNGTIILNNCTFKANVASVSGGAVYNLQDDLTIQDSTFIGNYAKIKNGILQGGAIANYANNLTVDNCSFVKNHLFNTNWYKNGKMYGGAIYNCGDNLLVRNSKFIKNYIYGYTDNMNKNVDLSDKYGGAVYSNATVSTFINNEFDSNEIYAMLSSYVTKKINLSNKGIASAISAYNKVFIINNTFSNNSAAVAPIDIDDGEGCLILNNTFINNNARSLAQSMWLSGNNMIISGNTFYRDGNATDKGYFEDPNYWEVYEILILDGVNNTIAFNYFENSNGIHYLNPTGEDKTANLTISNNIFNNSRKSISVEHGNNVDITSNIFINSNYAIDTYTGRYVNIKNNYFYGGGPDGNSHKGYVDINSHFTVISGNVFRKVGNNDSLGPIISIKVRDNITITGNAFIENTVAHGNGIIHSLFGGFYYIDGITDVDGPLGNVEVNNNYFANNSLNDGALFDSVASKINIVRNIIENNDGLIILANDTYYQIQYMNFTDNEIKDFTGNIGDYIYLYNSKNFNGSDNKKYTGESSSFIDKIFDFIKDLWDDFFKGKDSIKDPTKVDDNKNISNSTSEITNNTDVDNSTTNITNNTEINNTNVSNSTSNNTEIIDNTTNTDNSTSDVNNNTTIPDNNTSEDNTKKDDSTSEDNSKNTEFDNNATDSDSDSDVGDSLNMLPSYSHSDKTNDENPSESKSAKSNVGAGQSSPRSPGASSSPEAHEIVKSNVSKNINDNNYLIFFIVVIVVIFALLVVGYKKK, from the coding sequence TTTATCTAACTTGAATTTAACTGATGCTAAAGGAGTAAATGGTGGTGCTATTTACAATGAAGGTACTTTAATATTAAATAATTGTAGTTTTATAAATAATAAAGCAACTTTTGGTGGCGCTATTTACAATAATGGAACGATTATTTTAAATAACTGTACTTTTAAAGCCAATGTTGCTTCAGTCAGTGGTGGGGCTGTATATAATCTTCAGGATGATTTAACTATTCAAGATTCCACTTTCATTGGAAATTATGCAAAAATTAAAAATGGTATTTTACAGGGAGGAGCAATAGCTAATTATGCCAATAATTTAACTGTTGACAACTGTTCTTTTGTAAAAAATCATCTATTTAATACTAACTGGTATAAAAACGGAAAAATGTATGGTGGAGCTATTTATAACTGTGGAGATAATTTATTAGTTAGAAATTCTAAATTTATTAAAAACTATATTTATGGGTACACAGACAATATGAATAAAAATGTGGATTTATCTGATAAATATGGAGGTGCTGTTTACTCAAATGCAACTGTTTCAACTTTTATAAATAATGAATTTGATTCAAATGAAATATATGCTATGTTATCTTCTTATGTTACTAAAAAAATAAATTTAAGTAATAAAGGTATAGCTAGTGCTATTTCAGCATATAATAAAGTATTCATAATTAATAATACATTTTCAAATAACTCTGCTGCTGTTGCTCCTATAGATATTGATGATGGTGAAGGTTGTCTTATTTTAAATAATACTTTTATTAATAATAATGCACGTTCCCTTGCACAATCCATGTGGCTTAGTGGAAATAATATGATTATTAGTGGAAATACTTTTTATAGAGATGGGAATGCTACTGATAAAGGTTATTTTGAAGATCCTAATTATTGGGAAGTTTATGAGATTTTAATTCTTGATGGAGTAAATAATACAATTGCCTTTAATTATTTCGAAAATTCTAATGGTATTCATTATCTTAATCCTACTGGTGAAGACAAAACTGCGAATTTAACTATTAGTAATAATATATTTAATAATTCCAGGAAATCTATTTCTGTAGAACATGGAAATAATGTGGATATAACTTCAAATATATTTATAAATTCAAATTATGCAATTGATACTTACACTGGAAGATATGTTAATATTAAAAATAACTATTTCTATGGTGGAGGTCCTGATGGTAATTCTCATAAGGGGTATGTTGATATAAATTCTCATTTCACTGTTATTTCAGGAAATGTCTTTAGAAAAGTAGGTAATAATGATAGTTTAGGTCCTATAATTTCTATTAAAGTAAGGGATAATATTACAATTACTGGTAATGCTTTCATTGAAAATACTGTTGCACATGGTAATGGAATTATTCATTCATTATTCGGTGGATTTTATTATATTGATGGTATAACTGATGTTGATGGTCCTTTAGGTAATGTTGAAGTTAATAATAATTATTTTGCAAATAATTCTCTTAATGATGGAGCGTTATTTGATTCTGTAGCTTCAAAAATTAACATTGTCCGAAATATTATTGAAAATAATGATGGTTTAATAATTTTAGCTAATGACACATATTACCAAATTCAATATATGAATTTCACGGATAATGAAATTAAAGATTTCACTGGAAATATTGGGGATTATATTTATCTTTATAATTCCAAAAATTTCAACGGATCTGATAATAAAAAATACACAGGAGAAAGTAGCTCCTTTATAGATAAAATATTTGATTTTATTAAAGATTTATGGGATGACTTTTTCAAAGGTAAAGATTCTATTAAAGATCCAACTAAAGTTGATGATAATAAGAATATAAGTAATTCTACATCTGAAATTACTAATAATACTGATGTTGATAATTCTACAACTAACATTACGAATAATACTGAAATTAATAATACAAATGTAAGTAATTCTACATCTAACAACACAGAAATTATTGATAATACTACAAATACAGATAATTCCACATCTGATGTCAATAATAACACAACCATTCCAGATAATAATACTTCTGAAGATAATACTAAAAAAGATGATTCTACATCTGAAGATAATAGTAAAAATACGGAATTTGATAATAATGCTACAGACTCAGATAGTGATTCTGATGTTGGTGATAGTTTAAATATGTTGCCTTCATATAGTCACAGTGATAAAACTAATGATGAAAATCCTAGCGAATCCAAATCTGCAAAATCAAATGTTGGTGCAGGTCAATCTAGTCCACGTTCACCTGGTGCTTCTTCTTCACCAGAAGCTCATGAAATTGTAAAATCCAATGTTTCTAAAAATATTAATGATAATAATTATTTGATATTTTTTATCGTGGTTATTGTGGTTATATTTGCATTGTTAGTTGTTGGATATAAGAAAAAATAA